From one Prochlorococcus marinus XMU1404 genomic stretch:
- a CDS encoding cadherin-like domain-containing protein yields MDNAFDDENYNITQDLDLDSDLNSAAYETDKKPINIIEPKEIEEYDYSKSAYCLTDDLYIFGNSIYSVVGGQGGNVLSWFTSELEANAIGGHLVTINDLEENNFISEKLSAEVDDKSLWIGYHWGKSFMDRGEPIADYHDPLPVFGATSTGGKWISGEITASEGYIGDKANFTNTDITNMMWIEVFGTYSSILLDDIKVEWGGSDLGEFIGFNAYPITNNAGSWGHFTNDLRTQDLSGLPVNGLAEIPYYQFEDSIYFELGASTWSEAKEQAEKLGGNLVSINSVEENQFLWETFAENNNSEIGKWIGLTNKENNVEGNLQWADGSQITIKDASWSAFSNDIQWADSSPTSIDFSDFYGSDYSLWVSNNNVYGRDWASRFEDPSNMSSSGIVEVKLSKEFLDWQKNKETITSLIDLGSIDEDNNLIFTKSDLLLNDSGELISSYLSSITDLKISKGEGILEINEIFESEPTSWKISPKADWNGDIEISYGIQENSNQNENSILFNKDNWFKPQEIRIKYDSFEDLPKTSVDLFLKNTSTNDFIDQKIYQGQNTLNIGVNGNGFGAPQIDGWISTDYSTEHSENGSIDVVVKLTTNSLPLNGDLSFLANFNEDPTRVLGSLDEDWVNIFDILRPGKGWRFELGRTTPITSESDYNQYFLVDSTTSKPTWDEVVEVYEKHIANGFGGEIQNNSPIIFNKENWFKPQEIRIKYDSFEDLPKTSVDLFFENTSTGEFKDEKIYKHQNTLNIPVNGNGVGAPPIDGWISTDYSTEHGENGSIDLVIKLTANSLPQNESVIGDLSFVPDFGENSVGSNGEIILNQTKSSTISAKASLTVDPVNDAPELTGQVTSFTEGIKGVPYIIQITDLIEGYKDVDGDTLLINNLVASHGSLENISFNEKWTLTTDENWTGKVDLAYTIVDGNGGFTPANNSIEFVESINKPPVVRGPIDLGSIDEDTSKLIKKHDFLANYSNDVINSLSIVNLTVSNEQGNLTKTNTNIWKFEPNADWHGEVEFSYQVSDSVNTGNSEVSKNQITFNKNNWDKPQEVRIRYDSYDDLPKNNFKLYFDNTSGDPLLKDVYINSSNGLDINIGDDLSLDNLPPQGSFNTEQSYEQNDDGSIDIVLKVNPRGPINGEISLTTEFDNLHITNDDGVEIKNGSISFNKENWDKPQEIRIRYDSYDYLPKNNFNLYFDNTSSDPLFKDVYINNSRWVDIKIGDDLSLDNLPPQGSFNTEQSYEQNDDGSIDIVLKVNPRGPINGEISFAPGFQAGSNHKFGDKESDWQQAIRFINPEIGWSANGSWTTESDYNNNVTITNGFTKPTWAELEKVFNEHVAKGYGGEIQSSSISFNKDNWDKPQEVRIRYDSYDDLPNNNLKLFFENTSSDPLFKDVYINSSNGLDINIVSDLSLHNPHPQGNFNTEQSYEQNDDGSIDIVLKVNPRGPINGEISFAPGFQAGSNHKFGDKESDWQQAIRFINPEIGWSANGSWTTESDYNNNVTIANGFTKPTWAELEQVFNEHVAKGYGGEIILDNIDVSSVPAKASLTVNPVNDAPQLTGSQITLNNGTQDSSYTIKSSDLLAGFTDVDGDNLEISDLNIVPFEEKSIVVTASNGKFYFDGVQAPKLDVKEGTVYTFDVSDSSLSNHPLRFKTNNDEYSIEINGSQGVDGASIKLKTPQNNPDSFEYYCANHAGMGNSINLVPGLASSNNYLLKNNDGTYTFNPVSGKTGSINIEYKVIDGNGGEIEAQNKFNILPSISGIEDVTKPEVQKLNLSAYQFDVSQGDKIFDFTIDASDNLSGISHASITYQSPSGDQSISYGVNDSNLISGDILEGTFAGQLTIPQYSEQGVWTLANIYLRDNAGNYISPWGSQILDLDLGLANSFEVSSVQDVTKPEVQKLNLSAYQFDVSQGDKIFDFT; encoded by the coding sequence ATGGACAACGCCTTTGACGATGAAAATTATAATATTACTCAAGATTTGGATTTGGATTCAGATCTAAATTCTGCTGCTTACGAAACAGATAAAAAACCAATCAATATTATTGAACCCAAAGAAATTGAAGAATATGATTATTCAAAATCGGCTTATTGCCTGACTGATGATTTATATATTTTTGGAAACAGTATTTACTCAGTCGTTGGTGGACAAGGAGGTAATGTACTTAGTTGGTTCACCTCTGAGCTAGAAGCTAATGCGATAGGTGGACATCTAGTAACGATTAATGATTTAGAAGAGAATAATTTTATCAGTGAAAAACTAAGTGCTGAAGTCGACGACAAATCACTATGGATTGGATATCACTGGGGTAAATCATTTATGGATAGAGGTGAACCAATTGCGGATTACCACGACCCCCTTCCTGTCTTTGGAGCAACATCTACAGGTGGCAAATGGATTTCAGGAGAGATAACTGCGTCTGAAGGTTATATAGGAGACAAAGCTAATTTCACTAATACAGATATTACTAATATGATGTGGATAGAAGTTTTCGGAACTTACAGTTCAATATTACTTGATGACATTAAAGTTGAATGGGGAGGGTCTGATTTAGGAGAATTTATTGGATTTAATGCATATCCAATAACTAACAATGCTGGTTCATGGGGACATTTTACAAATGACCTCAGAACGCAGGATTTATCCGGTTTGCCTGTAAATGGCCTAGCAGAAATTCCATATTATCAATTTGAAGATTCCATTTATTTTGAACTTGGCGCTTCTACATGGAGTGAAGCCAAAGAACAAGCAGAAAAACTTGGTGGTAATTTAGTTTCTATTAATAGTGTTGAAGAAAACCAATTCTTATGGGAAACATTCGCAGAAAATAATAATAGTGAAATTGGTAAATGGATTGGACTTACAAATAAAGAAAATAATGTTGAAGGAAACTTACAATGGGCTGATGGATCACAGATCACAATCAAAGATGCATCTTGGTCTGCTTTTTCAAATGATATTCAATGGGCTGATTCTTCCCCAACTTCTATAGATTTTTCAGATTTTTATGGTTCTGATTATTCTTTATGGGTTTCTAACAATAATGTATATGGTAGAGATTGGGCTAGTAGATTTGAAGATCCCAGCAATATGTCATCGTCTGGGATTGTAGAAGTCAAGTTAAGCAAAGAATTTCTTGATTGGCAGAAGAATAAAGAAACCATTACGAGCCTGATTGATCTTGGTTCTATTGATGAAGATAATAATTTAATTTTTACTAAATCTGATCTTTTATTAAATGACTCTGGTGAATTAATTTCTTCCTATCTTTCATCAATTACTGATCTAAAAATTTCAAAAGGGGAAGGTATCCTAGAAATTAATGAGATATTTGAATCAGAGCCTACTTCTTGGAAAATTTCACCAAAGGCAGATTGGAATGGGGATATTGAAATATCCTATGGTATTCAAGAAAATTCAAATCAGAATGAAAATTCGATTCTCTTTAATAAAGATAACTGGTTTAAGCCACAAGAAATAAGAATAAAATATGACTCTTTTGAAGACCTTCCAAAAACTAGTGTTGATTTATTCCTTAAAAATACCTCAACTAATGACTTCATAGACCAAAAAATCTATCAAGGTCAAAATACTTTAAATATTGGAGTAAATGGTAATGGCTTTGGGGCTCCACAAATTGATGGTTGGATTTCCACCGATTACTCAACTGAACATAGTGAAAATGGTTCTATAGATGTCGTTGTAAAACTTACTACTAATTCGCTACCTCTTAATGGAGATCTATCCTTCCTAGCTAATTTTAATGAGGATCCAACAAGAGTCCTAGGAAGTCTTGATGAGGATTGGGTTAATATCTTTGATATTCTTCGACCAGGTAAAGGCTGGCGTTTTGAACTTGGCAGAACAACTCCGATTACAAGTGAATCTGACTATAACCAATACTTTTTGGTTGATAGCACAACATCAAAGCCAACTTGGGATGAAGTCGTTGAGGTTTACGAGAAACATATTGCCAATGGATTTGGAGGCGAAATTCAAAATAATTCTCCAATAATTTTTAATAAAGAAAATTGGTTTAAGCCACAAGAAATAAGAATTAAATATGACTCTTTTGAAGACCTTCCAAAAACTAGTGTTGATTTATTCTTTGAAAATACCTCTACCGGTGAATTTAAAGACGAAAAAATTTACAAGCATCAAAATACTTTAAATATTCCAGTAAACGGTAATGGCGTTGGTGCTCCACCTATTGATGGTTGGATTTCCACTGATTACTCAACTGAACATGGTGAAAACGGCTCGATAGATCTCGTCATAAAACTTACTGCTAATTCTCTTCCACAGAATGAAAGTGTTATTGGAGATCTATCTTTTGTGCCTGATTTCGGCGAGAACTCAGTCGGTTCTAACGGAGAAATAATCTTAAATCAGACTAAATCTTCGACTATTTCAGCTAAAGCATCATTAACTGTAGATCCTGTTAATGATGCCCCAGAGTTAACAGGACAGGTAACCTCATTTACTGAAGGTATTAAAGGAGTTCCATACATAATTCAAATAACAGATCTAATCGAAGGTTATAAAGATGTTGATGGTGATACTCTTCTAATCAATAATTTAGTTGCAAGTCATGGCTCATTAGAAAACATTTCATTTAATGAAAAATGGACCCTTACAACAGATGAAAATTGGACTGGCAAAGTTGATTTAGCCTATACCATTGTTGATGGGAATGGAGGATTTACCCCTGCAAACAATAGTATTGAATTTGTTGAATCTATTAATAAACCTCCAGTAGTAAGAGGACCAATAGATCTTGGTTCTATTGATGAAGATACTAGTAAACTGATAAAGAAACATGATTTTTTAGCCAATTATTCTAACGATGTAATTAATTCACTTTCCATAGTCAACCTAACAGTATCGAATGAGCAAGGAAATCTAACAAAGACTAATACTAATATTTGGAAATTTGAACCTAATGCTGATTGGCACGGTGAGGTTGAATTTTCTTATCAAGTTTCTGATTCAGTTAATACTGGAAATTCGGAAGTTTCTAAGAATCAAATTACATTTAATAAAAATAACTGGGATAAACCTCAAGAGGTAAGGATCAGATATGACTCTTACGATGATTTACCAAAAAATAATTTCAAACTATATTTTGATAACACTTCTGGTGATCCATTATTAAAGGATGTATATATAAATTCATCTAACGGCTTGGATATTAATATTGGAGATGATTTAAGTCTTGATAACCTACCTCCCCAAGGAAGTTTTAATACTGAACAATCATATGAACAAAATGATGACGGTTCTATAGATATCGTTTTAAAAGTTAATCCCAGAGGACCTATAAATGGAGAAATTTCCTTAACTACAGAATTTGACAATCTTCATATCACCAATGACGATGGTGTAGAAATTAAAAATGGTTCCATATCTTTTAATAAAGAAAACTGGGACAAGCCTCAGGAAATAAGGATCAGATATGACTCTTACGATTATTTACCAAAAAATAATTTTAACCTATATTTTGATAACACTTCTAGTGATCCATTATTTAAAGATGTATATATAAATAATTCTAGGTGGGTGGATATTAAGATTGGAGATGATTTAAGTCTTGATAACCTACCTCCCCAAGGAAGTTTTAATACTGAACAATCATATGAACAAAATGATGACGGTTCTATAGATATCGTTTTAAAAGTTAATCCCAGAGGACCTATAAATGGAGAAATTTCCTTCGCTCCAGGTTTTCAAGCAGGTAGTAATCACAAGTTTGGTGATAAAGAATCTGATTGGCAACAAGCTATAAGGTTTATAAATCCTGAAATTGGTTGGTCTGCCAACGGATCTTGGACTACTGAATCAGACTACAACAACAATGTAACTATTACTAATGGCTTCACTAAGCCAACATGGGCAGAACTTGAGAAAGTATTTAATGAACATGTAGCTAAAGGTTACGGAGGAGAAATTCAAAGTAGTTCTATATCCTTTAACAAGGATAACTGGGATAAGCCTCAGGAAGTAAGGATAAGATATGACTCTTACGATGATTTGCCAAATAATAATTTAAAGCTATTTTTTGAGAACACCTCAAGTGATCCATTATTTAAGGATGTATATATAAATTCATCTAACGGATTGGATATTAATATTGTATCTGATTTAAGTCTTCATAACCCACATCCCCAAGGAAATTTCAATACTGAACAATCATATGAACAAAATGATGACGGTTCTATAGATATCGTTTTAAAAGTTAACCCCAGAGGACCTATAAATGGAGAAATTTCCTTCGCTCCAGGTTTTCAAGCAGGTAGTAACCACAAGTTTGGTGATAAAGAATCTGATTGGCAACAAGCTATAAGGTTTATAAATCCTGAAATTGGTTGGTCTGCTAACGGATCTTGGACTACTGAATCAGACTACAACAACAATGTAACTATTGCTAATGGCTTCACTAAGCCAACATGGGCAGAACTTGAGCAAGTATTTAATGAACATGTAGCTAAAGGTTATGGAGGAGAAATTATATTAGACAACATTGATGTCTCATCTGTTCCGGCCAAAGCATCTTTAACAGTTAACCCAGTAAATGACGCACCTCAATTAACAGGATCACAAATTACGTTAAATAATGGAACTCAAGATTCTTCATACACCATTAAATCTTCGGATTTACTTGCGGGATTCACCGATGTTGATGGCGATAACCTAGAGATATCAGATTTAAATATCGTTCCTTTTGAAGAAAAATCTATTGTTGTTACTGCAAGTAATGGAAAGTTTTATTTTGATGGAGTTCAAGCGCCAAAATTAGATGTCAAAGAAGGAACGGTATACACATTTGATGTATCTGATTCAAGTTTAAGTAATCATCCTCTAAGATTTAAAACTAATAATGATGAATACTCAATAGAAATAAATGGATCTCAAGGAGTAGATGGAGCAAGCATAAAACTTAAAACACCTCAAAACAATCCTGATTCATTTGAATATTATTGTGCAAACCATGCGGGAATGGGCAATTCTATTAATCTAGTTCCCGGTCTAGCTTCTAGTAATAATTATCTACTTAAAAATAATGATGGAACATATACATTTAATCCTGTATCAGGAAAGACTGGATCAATAAACATTGAATATAAAGTTATAGATGGTAATGGAGGAGAGATTGAAGCACAAAATAAATTCAACATTTTACCTTCAATAAGTGGTATTGAAGACGTCACCAAACCAGAAGTCCAAAAATTAAATCTTTCTGCATATCAGTTTGATGTTTCTCAGGGAGATAAAATATTCGATTTCACTATTGATGCATCAGATAATTTAAGTGGTATTAGTCATGCATCCATAACGTACCAAAGTCCAAGTGGAGATCAAAGCATTTCCTATGGTGTTAATGATAGTAATTTAATTAGTGGTGATATTTTAGAAGGCACATTTGCTGGTCAATTAACAATACCTCAATATTCAGAACAGGGAGTATGGACTTTAGCTAATATTTATCTTAGAGATAATGCCGGGAATTACATTAGTCCTTGGGGTTCACAAATACTTGATTTAGATTTAGGTTTAGCTAACTCTTTTGAAGTCTCTAGTGTACAAGACGTCACCAAACCAGAAGTCCAAAAATTAAATCTTTCTGCATATCAGTTTGATGTTTCTCAGGGAGATAAAATATTCGATTTCACTAT
- a CDS encoding ABC transporter transmembrane domain-containing protein: MKTKQNSWELILSSIKSVSVTNKNLVKKFTLKEAEIFVEEGELPRGVLLLNKGKIREISINEDKEPFTTKVYGYGEFVGFDHLLREEKSVKMIASSDVEGHLMKASDFLNLCIESTDFLKYFGRCFSQELFYLIKKNNQVNDEENSSLLNWSKITTENQINSIFISKGTHNFDKKFDRHFVSSNNFKGLNVGEIIKGPIALEVNGNLPGRLIPIDFDMPSSKDLIPVALDEFNREEETQEIKEMESLEDIYGKIRKDNKYPHCKGSGLSDELLATLRMISRFYDLPFKKDFVKKIIDGQLKENKLNINQIAAFCDLIGLKAVFLKPSNKSELSRIPLPAVFLRNGRPIIIWERQNNRFFIGDPTKEQEFLDIDLIIDSSNESLEILSVERNKESPKARFGLKWFLPSIKKHKYALIQVVIASFFVQLLGLLNPLLIQQIIDAVISQGNYSSLNILGTLLIFMAFSQALLGSLRTYLFSDTTNRIDMTLGTSIIRHLLRLPLPYFNKRPVGEVSGRVGELEKIRSFLTGTALTVLLDSFFSVIYIAVLLSYSVQLTIWALGVLPLFIALTIFVSPILQAQLRRKAEASARVNSHLVESLSGMETIKGQKMELSTQWRWEQMYGEQIQAGFKNTVTSTAAGSISNFLQQLSGLIIIWAGAAMVLQGKLTLGQLIAFRILSNYVTSPLLRLASLWQNFQETSISLERLSDIVDHQEEIEIAGENLPPIPPVIGEIIYEKVNFRFTSSGPYQLLNVNFKVKPGTFVGIVGSSGSGKSTLLKLLTRLYEPNNGSIKIDGHSISKVDLYSLREQIGVVPQDSLLFDGSIQSNIALTKPDSSYEEIINAAKLACAHEFIEKLPSGYTNSVGERGSGLSGGQRQRIAIARVILRKPKLLILDEATSALDVDTEKRVIRNILDTFKGSTILFISHRLSNLRDADNILLMDEGSLAEEGNHEDLMALNGRYTTLYNQQEAAI; the protein is encoded by the coding sequence ATGAAAACGAAGCAAAATTCCTGGGAATTAATTCTTTCATCAATAAAATCAGTAAGTGTTACTAATAAAAATCTTGTAAAAAAATTTACTTTAAAAGAGGCTGAAATATTCGTAGAGGAAGGTGAATTACCAAGGGGTGTTTTATTACTTAATAAAGGAAAGATTAGAGAAATAAGTATTAATGAAGATAAAGAACCATTTACTACAAAAGTTTATGGTTATGGAGAATTTGTAGGTTTTGACCATCTTCTCAGAGAAGAAAAATCTGTAAAAATGATCGCATCCTCAGATGTTGAAGGACATTTGATGAAGGCATCTGATTTTTTAAATTTATGCATAGAGTCCACAGATTTTCTGAAATACTTTGGAAGATGTTTTTCTCAAGAACTCTTTTACTTGATTAAAAAAAATAATCAAGTAAATGATGAAGAGAATTCTTCTCTTCTTAATTGGAGCAAAATAACAACTGAAAATCAAATAAATTCAATCTTCATATCAAAAGGAACTCATAATTTTGATAAAAAATTTGATAGACATTTTGTTAGCAGTAATAATTTTAAAGGTTTAAATGTAGGAGAAATTATAAAGGGACCTATTGCTCTTGAAGTTAACGGTAATTTACCTGGGAGATTGATCCCTATAGATTTTGATATGCCAAGCTCAAAGGATCTTATTCCAGTGGCATTAGATGAATTTAATAGGGAAGAAGAAACTCAAGAAATAAAAGAAATGGAATCTTTAGAAGATATATATGGAAAAATTAGAAAAGATAATAAATATCCTCATTGTAAAGGTTCTGGATTAAGTGATGAGCTCTTAGCCACCTTAAGAATGATCTCTAGATTTTATGATTTACCTTTTAAAAAAGACTTCGTCAAAAAAATTATTGATGGACAACTTAAGGAAAATAAACTAAACATTAATCAGATTGCTGCCTTTTGTGATTTGATTGGGCTAAAGGCTGTTTTTCTAAAACCATCTAATAAATCAGAATTATCAAGAATCCCACTACCTGCAGTTTTTTTAAGAAATGGTAGACCAATAATTATTTGGGAAAGGCAGAATAATAGATTCTTCATTGGAGATCCAACCAAAGAGCAAGAGTTTTTAGATATTGATTTAATAATAGATTCTTCTAATGAAAGTTTAGAAATTCTTTCAGTAGAGCGAAATAAAGAGTCTCCAAAAGCTCGATTCGGCTTGAAATGGTTTTTGCCTTCAATCAAAAAACATAAATATGCTTTGATTCAGGTTGTAATAGCAAGCTTCTTCGTTCAATTATTAGGTTTATTAAATCCTCTTCTTATACAACAAATTATTGACGCAGTAATTAGTCAAGGCAATTATTCAAGTTTAAATATTCTTGGGACACTTCTCATCTTTATGGCATTTAGTCAGGCTTTATTAGGTTCCTTAAGAACTTATCTTTTCAGTGATACAACTAATAGAATTGATATGACTTTAGGGACTTCAATCATCCGCCATTTGTTGAGATTACCTCTCCCCTATTTCAATAAAAGACCTGTAGGAGAAGTAAGTGGAAGAGTTGGAGAACTTGAAAAAATAAGAAGTTTTCTGACTGGAACAGCCTTGACAGTTTTACTTGATTCTTTCTTCTCTGTTATCTATATCGCCGTTTTACTTAGTTATTCAGTTCAATTAACAATTTGGGCGTTAGGGGTTTTGCCTCTTTTTATAGCTTTGACGATTTTTGTATCTCCAATACTTCAAGCGCAACTTAGAAGAAAAGCTGAAGCATCTGCGAGAGTAAATAGTCATCTTGTTGAGAGCCTTTCAGGGATGGAAACAATTAAAGGCCAAAAAATGGAACTATCTACTCAATGGCGTTGGGAACAAATGTATGGAGAACAGATTCAAGCTGGATTTAAAAATACAGTTACAAGTACCGCAGCAGGTTCGATAAGTAATTTTCTTCAACAGCTTTCAGGTTTAATTATTATTTGGGCTGGAGCAGCAATGGTTTTACAAGGTAAATTAACTCTTGGACAGTTAATTGCTTTTAGGATTTTGTCTAATTATGTTACCAGCCCTCTTTTACGGTTAGCTAGTTTATGGCAAAATTTTCAGGAGACATCTATATCCCTTGAGAGATTATCAGATATTGTTGATCATCAAGAAGAGATTGAAATAGCAGGTGAAAACTTACCTCCAATTCCTCCAGTTATAGGTGAAATTATTTATGAGAAAGTGAATTTCAGGTTTACTTCTTCAGGTCCTTATCAATTGTTAAATGTTAATTTCAAAGTTAAGCCAGGTACTTTTGTCGGAATTGTAGGAAGTAGTGGTTCAGGGAAAAGTACTCTATTAAAATTATTAACTAGATTATATGAACCAAACAACGGCTCTATAAAAATTGACGGGCATAGTATTTCAAAGGTAGATCTTTATTCACTTAGAGAGCAGATTGGTGTTGTTCCTCAAGATAGTTTACTTTTCGATGGAAGCATACAAAGTAACATAGCTTTGACGAAGCCTGATTCTTCTTATGAAGAAATTATTAATGCAGCCAAATTAGCTTGTGCACATGAGTTTATAGAAAAATTACCTTCTGGTTATACCAATAGCGTGGGTGAGAGAGGTTCTGGTCTTTCGGGTGGACAAAGACAAAGAATCGCAATAGCAAGAGTTATTCTAAGAAAACCAAAATTATTGATTTTAGATGAGGCAACAAGTGCCTTAGATGTAGATACTGAAAAGAGAGTTATCAGGAATATCTTGGATACCTTTAAGGGGTCAACTATTTTATTTATAAGTCATAGACTCAGTAATTTAAGAGATGCCGATAACATTTTATTAATGGATGAAGGTAGTCTTGCTGAGGAAGGAAATCATGAAGATTTGATGGCTCTTAATGGAAGATATACAACTTTATATAATCAGCAAGAGGCAGCCATATAA
- a CDS encoding DUF6447 family protein, giving the protein MTDSAKKLKKIKFEDKEYDYESLSDEAKNDVTGLQVCEAQLKMYSDTIKLISMSRQSISEKLKEKLKDVTPLES; this is encoded by the coding sequence ATGACAGATTCAGCAAAAAAATTAAAGAAAATAAAATTTGAAGACAAAGAATATGATTATGAATCATTATCTGATGAAGCTAAAAACGATGTGACAGGTCTTCAAGTCTGTGAAGCTCAACTAAAAATGTATAGTGACACAATAAAGCTAATTAGTATGTCCAGACAATCAATTAGTGAAAAACTAAAAGAGAAATTAAAGGATGTAACCCCTTTAGAATCATAA
- a CDS encoding HlyD family secretion protein, which yields MNIFQFIKNKFRDFKNKKGESQEVKFKSTNKLSIAILWSIIGSFGVGIIYASISKIDEVVITRGELQAVGAERPIKLPFDGIVESIMIKEGDEVLIGQDLIKLESDIYLTNKANLEIQLKNSEEILLNEKDILKRFAQLIQEGAVSYQDYLLQKNKVEENKSKINQLKSEINEIDYQLKKTVLKAPLKGKVFNLIPSSSGYYGSKGETLLVIVPSEELEAKVFFNNADIGFVRQNIPAEIRIDSYPFTQFGHIDGQLKKLGEESLPPDQFNPQARFPGYVKLNKQFLEKKGKKYNLQSGQTLSANFIVRNKPLITLVTDVIANAWDSLRGIKTEGSLN from the coding sequence ATGAATATCTTTCAATTCATTAAAAATAAATTTAGAGATTTCAAAAATAAGAAAGGCGAGTCTCAAGAAGTGAAATTTAAATCAACTAATAAATTGAGTATTGCAATTCTTTGGTCAATAATAGGATCTTTTGGAGTTGGAATAATTTATGCTTCAATTTCAAAGATTGATGAGGTCGTTATCACCAGAGGAGAATTGCAAGCAGTAGGAGCTGAGAGACCTATTAAATTGCCATTTGACGGTATTGTTGAAAGCATAATGATAAAGGAAGGAGATGAGGTATTGATTGGCCAAGATTTAATTAAATTAGAGTCAGATATTTATTTAACTAATAAGGCAAATTTAGAAATTCAATTAAAAAATTCAGAGGAAATTTTATTAAATGAAAAAGATATTTTAAAAAGATTTGCTCAACTTATTCAAGAAGGTGCAGTATCCTATCAAGATTATCTATTACAAAAAAACAAAGTTGAGGAAAATAAATCAAAAATAAATCAATTAAAGTCTGAAATAAATGAAATAGATTATCAATTAAAAAAAACGGTGTTAAAAGCGCCCTTAAAGGGTAAAGTTTTCAATCTAATTCCATCTAGCTCTGGGTATTATGGCTCAAAAGGTGAAACATTATTGGTAATAGTTCCCTCAGAGGAATTGGAGGCAAAAGTATTCTTTAACAATGCTGATATTGGATTTGTTAGACAAAATATTCCTGCTGAAATAAGAATTGATTCATATCCCTTTACTCAGTTTGGACATATTGATGGACAGTTAAAAAAACTTGGAGAAGAATCATTACCTCCTGATCAGTTTAATCCTCAGGCAAGATTCCCTGGATATGTAAAGCTGAATAAACAGTTCCTTGAGAAAAAAGGTAAAAAATATAATTTACAATCAGGACAGACTCTATCAGCCAATTTTATTGTTAGAAACAAACCATTAATTACACTAGTAACTGATGTAATAGCTAATGCCTGGGATAGCTTAAGAGGTATAAAGACAGAGGGAAGTTTAAACTAA
- a CDS encoding peptidylprolyl isomerase — protein sequence MPNLSKEKLAIWGLYRKISTEQLIDSKVEEIEVNQSSIKEILDNWIKSNKIRSNEELENWKKYNGLNNTEFTKFVVRTWKWKEWCKKTFAKELPSYYLKRKPLLDSITYSILRVKDENLSLELFLRIKDKESSFKELAIKYSEGPEANSGGLIGPVSMTNVHPVIAKLLTISESGQLWPPRKIEDWWIIIRLEELKNTELNDPIKNMLSMELGNQFLGKEFEKINKLNQKENKTSGQISK from the coding sequence ATGCCTAATCTCTCAAAAGAAAAATTAGCTATTTGGGGACTGTATAGAAAAATTTCAACAGAGCAGCTTATTGATAGTAAAGTTGAGGAAATAGAAGTTAATCAATCTTCTATTAAAGAAATTTTAGATAATTGGATTAAATCAAATAAAATAAGATCTAATGAGGAGTTGGAGAATTGGAAAAAATATAATGGATTAAATAATACTGAATTTACGAAGTTTGTTGTAAGAACCTGGAAGTGGAAAGAATGGTGCAAAAAAACATTTGCGAAAGAACTTCCCTCTTATTACTTAAAAAGAAAACCACTTTTAGACTCTATTACTTATTCGATACTTAGAGTTAAAGATGAAAATCTTTCATTGGAACTTTTTTTAAGAATTAAAGATAAAGAGTCTTCTTTTAAAGAACTTGCTATCAAATATTCTGAAGGACCTGAAGCTAATAGCGGTGGATTAATTGGTCCAGTTTCTATGACAAATGTACACCCTGTAATAGCAAAATTATTGACAATTAGTGAATCTGGACAACTGTGGCCTCCTAGAAAAATTGAGGATTGGTGGATTATTATCAGATTAGAAGAACTAAAAAATACAGAATTAAATGATCCGATAAAAAATATGCTTTCCATGGAACTTGGGAATCAGTTTTTAGGAAAAGAATTTGAGAAAATTAACAAACTAAATCAAAAAGAAAATAAAACAAGTGGACAAATTAGTAAATAA